A window of Reinekea marina contains these coding sequences:
- a CDS encoding tetratricopeptide repeat protein, with the protein MATKTIWATITATTIWLTGCATLSGVDQNTQSTRESNQPQMSELDAEVTNSATESSEASASSDENIAKKEPAQTSKPASSPKPQQDPGADAVQTQIEPAEPPPSPVQVVIRLQQLALQLQSEGKWQEAETVLQRALRIDVQKVDIYHQLATVRMGQQRFTEAEQIAMKGLTYTDKSPKFKASLWEVIAQCRSAQGDIEGANSAREEMLKWMSP; encoded by the coding sequence ATGGCTACAAAAACTATTTGGGCGACCATAACCGCAACAACGATTTGGCTTACTGGTTGTGCCACACTTTCTGGCGTCGATCAAAATACACAGAGCACGCGAGAGAGTAATCAACCACAAATGTCAGAACTTGATGCCGAAGTGACCAATAGTGCAACGGAATCTTCTGAAGCATCAGCTTCGAGTGATGAAAACATTGCAAAAAAAGAGCCCGCTCAAACCAGCAAGCCAGCATCATCTCCGAAACCCCAGCAAGATCCTGGCGCTGATGCTGTGCAGACACAAATCGAACCTGCAGAACCGCCACCAAGCCCGGTGCAGGTTGTCATTCGATTGCAACAATTAGCGTTGCAATTGCAAAGTGAAGGTAAATGGCAAGAAGCCGAAACCGTATTGCAGCGTGCTTTGCGCATTGATGTGCAAAAGGTGGATATTTATCACCAGTTGGCCACCGTGCGGATGGGGCAGCAGCGCTTTACCGAAGCTGAACAAATTGCCATGAAAGGCCTTACCTATACCGATAAATCGCCAAAATTTAAAGCATCGTTGTGGGAAGTGATTGCACAGTGTCGCTCTGCGCAAGGGGACATAGAGGGTGCAAATAGTGCCAGAGAAGAAATGCTAAAGTGGATGTCACCTTAG